CGAGGGCTGCCCGGGCAAGGGCAAGCTCGCCCCCGCCATGATGCAGCAAATCTACGGCCTGAACGGCTGCCTGCCCAACGCCTGGCCGTACACCGCAGACGGCGTCTACATCAGCGGTCCGAGCGTCCCCTGAGGCAGCGAGGCGGCGGTCGCGGCGCACCGGTTCAGTACCGGACCGCCGCGACACCCTCCGCCGTGCCCGCCACCAGCAGGCCGTCGGTCAGCGCCAGCGCCCAGACCGCGGAGCCGAACCGGACCTCCCGGACGTCCCCACCGGACGCCGGACGGATCCGCACCAGGCCGTCCGCCCAGCCCACCGCGACCACCGGGCCGTCCACCGTGTCGGCGGCCGCCAGCGCGCCGACCGCCGCCGGGCGGGCGTCGAAGGGCGCGGCCGAGGCCCCGGAGCCGGCCGCCGTCCACAGCCGGACCGTCCCGTCGAAGCCCCCGCTGACCAGCAGCTCGGAGGTGCCGGCCAGGGCGGTCACCGGGCCCTCGTGCAGCTTCTCCACCACCACGCCGTCGGCCCGCAGCCAGCACACGGTGCCGCTGTCGTCGGCCACCGCCGGAATCCCGGGGCCGTACACCGTCAGCACGCTCAGTTCGCCCTGGCAGGCCTCCGCCAGGGCATCCAGCGCCTGCCCCAGCGCGGCGGCCGCGGGTGCCCCTTCGTGGTCCGGCACCACCGAGGTGCCGCCGCGGGAGTCCAGCAGCAGCACCGAGCCGTCCGAGCCGACCGCCATGCCGCGCAGCGGACCGGGCTCGTCCCGGGCCACCCGGGCGAGCGGGCGGCCGCTCGCCGCGTCGACGGTGCGGATCACACCGGAGGGGTCGGCCAGCAGCAGCTGTCCCGCGTAGCGGGCCGCCCCGACGGCGAGGCCGGAGACCGGGCCGGGCCACCCGAACGACGAGTCCGGCCACATCGCCCAGACCGGCTGCCACGGGCCGGGCACGGCGGCGAGGCGTTCGACCGCGTCCGCGTCCATGCCGAGCAGCCGGGTGCGGAGCGCGGCGGCCCGCACCCCCGGATCGTCCTCGCCGACCAGGGCCGGCCCCGCGGTGGCCCAGGCCCGCGGCAGCGCGCCCTCCAGCCCGTCCAGGGCGGCGGTGACGGCCACCGGGTCCGCGTACACCAGCAGGTGGGGATCGCTGAGGAGGCTGTCCACCGACTCCTCGCGGGCTGCGGCCGTCCACAGCGCGCCCAGCAGCGCCGGGCCTGCCCCCGGCAGGTCCGGGGTGCCGTCCGGGTGTCTGGGCACCCGGCCGATCAGCTCGCGGCCGGAGGCGTGCCCGGGCCTCTCGGCGGGCCCGGTCGCCGCGCCCGGGCTGGGGTACCCGGACGGGTCGGCGCCCAGCCCGGCGGCCCAGTCGGCGTACCGCTCGCGGTCCGTCCACTGCGGCAGGTCGAGGTCGAGCACGGCCGGCCCGGCCACCGCGTCGCCGAAGGCGGCCGCCGCGGCGCCGCCGTCCGGCGCCTCGACCACCATCCGGACGTTCTCCAGCTCGACCATGGGTCGCAGGAGTTGCCCGACCAGCTGGGAGGGGTGGACGGCCCGTCCGAGATCCGGCACGCAGACCACGGTGCGGCCGCCGTCGTCGGCCAGCGCCGCGAGCAGGTCGTCCGGGGTACGGACGAGGTGGCCGAGCTGCCGCCCGAGCAGCCAGAGGGCGGCGTCGAAGGTGAGCCGCTCGCCGTCCAGCACCGCGCGCACCCGGCGGCCGTCCGGCGCCGCCGGGTCGGAGCCGGCCTCGGCGAGCCAGCGCAGCAGGTGGCTCTTGCCCGATCCGGGCGAGCCGGCGACCCGGCACAGACGCGGTGCGCGCTCGTCCGCCAGCCACCCGAGCAGGGCGCGCCCGGCAGGCCGGCGGCCCGCCCGGAGCGGCGGAATACGGTGCGCGTCGTCCCTCATGACCAGGTCCCCTCGTTGCCGACGACAGGCTTATGAGCTTACTTACCGCCCGTCACCCGCCGGACACACCACCCCCGGCCGGGCCCCGACCGGGCGTCAGCCCATCACCGGCAGCCACTCCCCCATCCGGGACTCCGCCCACCCGGGCAGGCCGCTCGCGTCCGCCCAGGCCAACCGCCCGGTGGCGAGCCGGATCCAGGTGAGCGTGTCCGCTTGGACGGCGCCGTCCGCGGCGTCCGCGCCGGCTGCCGCGTCCGCCGGCCGCTGCTCGGCCGCCGCGGCGTGCAGCAGCCGGGCCACGGCGTCCACCGCGCGCCCGTCGTGCGGGAAGTCCGCAGTGCCGAGTGCGGCCGCCAGATCGTCGGCGTGCACCACCGTCTCCACCAGCCGGGTCACCAGGTAGTCGTCGAGCAGCATCGGGCCGAACCGCATCGCGATCCGGCGGCCGGGCTCCGCGGCCGCGGGCCCGGCCAGCACCCGCAGCAGCGCGTCCGCGGCCACGTCGAACTCCTCGGCCACCGCCGCGGGAGGACCGGCGAACGCGTCCGCGGCGTACTCCTGGACGCCCGCCTTGATGGTCGCCGCGGCCGTCCTGGTGATGCCGACCCACGCCACCAGGGCGAGCGGCTCGCCCTCCGGCACGGGCGCGTCCAGGTAGCGCGGCACCCAGTCCAGCACGATGCCCAGATGGGCGACCAACTCACGGACCGTCCAGCCGTCCAGCCGGGTCGGCAGGTCCAACTCCGCGGCAGTCAGGGCGTGCACGGTCGAACGCAGTGCCTCGACCTGTCCGGCCAGCGCCGCGCGGACGGTCAACGGGTCGTTGCGGTAGGCGATTTCCTCGGGAAGCGGCATACCCGGAGCGTATCGCGCACGATCAGCCCAGCAGCGGCAGCAGCGCGCCCAGATCGCTGCGCTCCCCGCTCGCGGCCACCACGGCGGCCTCCACCGCCTCGGCCCACGGCGTCCGGCCGGTGGCCAGCGAGATCCACGTTCGCGGGTCGGTCTCGACCACGTTCGGCGGGGTGCCCCGGGTGTGCCGCGGCCCCTCGACCGCCTGCACCACCGCGTACGGCGGGACCCGCAGTTCGACGGCACCGCCCGGGAACCGGTCGGCGAAGGCGTCCGCCAGGAGCCGGGTCACCGCCGCCACCGCCTGCCGGTCGTGGGGGAAGTCCGCCGTGCCGAGCGCGGCCGCCAGGTCGTCGGCGTGCACCACCGTCTCCACCAGCCGGGTCACCAGGAAGTCGGTGAAGGCCATCGAGCCGAGCCGGATCTCGAACCGCCGCCCGGGCTCGGCGGCCTCCGGCGCCGCCAGCAGGGCGAGCAGGGCATCGGCCTCCGCCGCGAAGGCGGTGGCCACCTGTGCGGGGGCCCCGTCGAAGGCGAGCGCGGCGTGCTGCCGGGTGCCCGCATCCAGCAGCGGGGCGAG
The Kitasatospora paranensis genome window above contains:
- a CDS encoding maleylpyruvate isomerase family mycothiol-dependent enzyme translates to MPLPEEIAYRNDPLTVRAALAGQVEALRSTVHALTAAELDLPTRLDGWTVRELVAHLGIVLDWVPRYLDAPVPEGEPLALVAWVGITRTAAATIKAGVQEYAADAFAGPPAAVAEEFDVAADALLRVLAGPAAAEPGRRIAMRFGPMLLDDYLVTRLVETVVHADDLAAALGTADFPHDGRAVDAVARLLHAAAAEQRPADAAAGADAADGAVQADTLTWIRLATGRLAWADASGLPGWAESRMGEWLPVMG
- a CDS encoding WD40 repeat domain-containing protein produces the protein MRDDAHRIPPLRAGRRPAGRALLGWLADERAPRLCRVAGSPGSGKSHLLRWLAEAGSDPAAPDGRRVRAVLDGERLTFDAALWLLGRQLGHLVRTPDDLLAALADDGGRTVVCVPDLGRAVHPSQLVGQLLRPMVELENVRMVVEAPDGGAAAAAFGDAVAGPAVLDLDLPQWTDRERYADWAAGLGADPSGYPSPGAATGPAERPGHASGRELIGRVPRHPDGTPDLPGAGPALLGALWTAAAREESVDSLLSDPHLLVYADPVAVTAALDGLEGALPRAWATAGPALVGEDDPGVRAAALRTRLLGMDADAVERLAAVPGPWQPVWAMWPDSSFGWPGPVSGLAVGAARYAGQLLLADPSGVIRTVDAASGRPLARVARDEPGPLRGMAVGSDGSVLLLDSRGGTSVVPDHEGAPAAAALGQALDALAEACQGELSVLTVYGPGIPAVADDSGTVCWLRADGVVVEKLHEGPVTALAGTSELLVSGGFDGTVRLWTAAGSGASAAPFDARPAAVGALAAADTVDGPVVAVGWADGLVRIRPASGGDVREVRFGSAVWALALTDGLLVAGTAEGVAAVRY
- a CDS encoding maleylpyruvate isomerase family mycothiol-dependent enzyme, with protein sequence MPPKSRSRARTYDPAKVRAALAEQTAALREAVGGLTAEQLARPTRLGDWTVRELVAHLALQVGWTPRHFAEPLIGKPELSLNAWVAGVGGLAPLLDAGTRQHAALAFDGAPAQVATAFAAEADALLALLAAPEAAEPGRRFEIRLGSMAFTDFLVTRLVETVVHADDLAAALGTADFPHDRQAVAAVTRLLADAFADRFPGGAVELRVPPYAVVQAVEGPRHTRGTPPNVVETDPRTWISLATGRTPWAEAVEAAVVAASGERSDLGALLPLLG